Proteins encoded by one window of Verrucomicrobiota bacterium:
- the rpoB gene encoding DNA-directed RNA polymerase subunit beta, translating into MSERINFGKLQEVIEPPNLIQNQIDSFNEFLQLEVAPGQRQNVGLQSVFRDLFPIESYDGRCMLDFSSYKLTDPKYSEIECLRDGVTYSVGLYVKFSLREEEQMKEEEIYMGELPMITTRGSFIINGAERVIVSQLHRSPGLCFEQAPHTSGKMLHSFRIIPDRGTWLEAQFDQNDLLYVYLDRRRRRRKFLITTLLRAMGYSSDFDILNLFYELKDLSVAEGLKMENVSNLILVEDIVDAEKGVVLARAFEPLTRTTIRSFEKAGITKISVIDTTSDEGLIVRCLKKDPTRNEEEALKDIYKRLRPGEPPTTANAKALLKRLLQDPKRYDLGRVGRYKINQKLNLSTDLENRVMNVEDIVESTRYLIKLKRGDGYVDDIDHLGSRRVRTVGELLANQCRIGLARTERLVKERMTLLDQSVDSIMPQKLINPKALSTVIRDFFARSQLSQFMDQINPLAELTHKRRLSALGPGGLNRERAGFEVRDVHPSHYGRICPIETPEGPNIGLINSLSTYSKVNEFGFIETPFRTVKNGKVSDEVVYLNADQEEPHVIAQANSELDSKGNFVGKVTCRFRDQILEVEGDRVDYMDVSPKQVVSVAAGLIPFLEHDDANRALMGSNMQRQGVPLLQTEAPFVGTGIEARVASDSKTVIRAEAKGIVASVDARRIIITEDGEVSTKLARNPKSDPNRGTYVYHLRKFIRSNAGTCFNQQPRVLKGQKVEPGTLLADGAATDEGDLAIGRNVLVAFMPWNGYNFEDAILLSEKMIKDDVFTSIHIEDFEVTARDTKLGPEEITYDIPNVGEEALRNLDHNGVIRVGAEVKPGDILVGKITPKSETELAPEEKLLRAIFGEKAADVKDSSLVVPSGVNGIVMDVKVSTRVEGESEKLSASDRNRQKKKINEDYKVQYERLREELTESLSNILLGEKIPLDVKNSETGDLIIPANRKITKTLLRKLAQVSKHIEIDPSPVRIKIMEIVKSFQTKFDEIEGDRDRRITAVEQGDDLEQGVIKSVKVYVATKRKIQVGDKMAGRHGNKGVVARIVPEEDMPFLPDGTPIEICLNPLGVPSRMNVGQVLETHLGWACKKLGIKVATPIFDGIPEEKVRGYLRDAGLPESGKSDLYDGQTCEKLDQKVVVGYIYMLKLNHLVAEKIHARAVGPYSLITQQPLGGKAQYGGQRFGEMEVWALEAYGAAYTLQELLTVKSDDVQGRTKIYESLVKGDRSLSAGTPQSFNVLMKEIQSLCLDVKRGKVTMSL; encoded by the coding sequence ATGTCTGAACGCATCAACTTCGGAAAACTGCAAGAGGTCATCGAACCACCCAATCTGATCCAAAACCAGATCGACTCGTTCAACGAGTTTCTGCAACTGGAGGTCGCTCCCGGACAGCGGCAAAACGTCGGTTTACAGTCCGTTTTCCGCGATTTGTTCCCGATCGAAAGTTACGACGGCCGCTGCATGCTCGACTTTTCAAGCTACAAGCTGACCGATCCAAAGTATTCAGAGATCGAGTGTCTCCGCGACGGGGTGACTTATTCCGTCGGCCTCTACGTCAAATTCTCCCTCCGCGAGGAAGAACAGATGAAGGAAGAGGAGATCTACATGGGAGAACTCCCGATGATCACCACTCGCGGTAGCTTCATCATTAATGGGGCCGAACGCGTCATCGTTTCCCAGCTACACCGTTCACCGGGTCTCTGCTTTGAACAGGCTCCGCATACCAGTGGCAAGATGCTGCATTCTTTCCGGATTATCCCGGATCGAGGAACGTGGCTGGAAGCACAGTTTGACCAAAACGATCTTCTCTACGTCTATCTCGATCGCCGTCGCCGGCGTCGGAAGTTTCTCATCACTACGCTTTTGCGGGCGATGGGTTACAGCTCCGATTTCGACATTTTGAATCTTTTCTATGAGCTCAAGGACCTCTCTGTTGCCGAGGGTCTCAAGATGGAAAACGTTTCCAACCTGATCCTCGTCGAGGACATCGTCGATGCAGAGAAGGGTGTCGTTCTTGCCCGTGCGTTTGAGCCACTCACCCGCACCACGATCCGCTCTTTCGAGAAGGCTGGCATCACGAAGATTTCGGTCATTGATACCACTTCGGATGAGGGACTGATCGTTCGATGCCTCAAAAAGGATCCGACCCGCAACGAGGAAGAAGCGCTCAAAGATATTTACAAGCGTCTCCGCCCCGGCGAGCCGCCTACGACTGCCAATGCGAAGGCACTGTTGAAGCGTCTGTTGCAGGATCCGAAGCGCTATGATTTGGGCCGTGTGGGTCGTTACAAGATCAACCAAAAGCTGAATCTTTCGACTGATCTCGAAAACCGCGTGATGAACGTGGAGGATATTGTCGAATCCACCCGCTACCTCATCAAGTTGAAGCGCGGTGACGGATATGTGGACGACATTGATCACCTCGGCAGCCGCCGCGTGCGAACCGTAGGTGAATTGCTCGCCAACCAGTGCCGGATTGGTCTCGCCCGGACCGAGCGTCTCGTAAAAGAGAGAATGACTCTGCTCGACCAGAGCGTCGACTCGATCATGCCTCAGAAGCTGATCAACCCGAAGGCTCTCAGCACGGTCATCCGCGACTTCTTTGCGCGGAGCCAGCTGTCCCAGTTCATGGACCAAATCAATCCTTTGGCCGAGCTGACGCACAAGCGCCGCTTGTCCGCATTGGGACCGGGAGGTTTGAATCGGGAGCGTGCCGGATTCGAAGTCCGCGACGTGCATCCAAGTCACTATGGACGGATCTGCCCGATTGAAACACCTGAAGGTCCGAACATCGGTTTGATCAACTCGCTTTCGACCTACTCGAAGGTCAATGAGTTTGGCTTCATCGAGACGCCCTTCCGCACCGTCAAAAACGGCAAGGTCAGTGACGAGGTCGTTTACCTCAATGCCGACCAGGAGGAGCCTCACGTAATTGCGCAGGCGAACTCCGAACTCGATTCCAAGGGTAACTTCGTTGGCAAGGTGACCTGCCGTTTCCGTGACCAGATTCTCGAAGTCGAAGGAGACCGCGTCGACTACATGGACGTGTCTCCGAAGCAGGTCGTTTCGGTGGCTGCTGGTTTGATTCCGTTCCTCGAGCACGACGATGCGAATCGCGCGCTCATGGGATCGAACATGCAACGCCAAGGGGTGCCGCTCCTCCAGACGGAAGCTCCCTTTGTCGGAACCGGTATCGAGGCCCGTGTCGCTAGTGATTCGAAGACCGTCATCCGGGCCGAAGCCAAAGGGATTGTCGCATCTGTCGATGCACGTCGGATCATCATCACTGAGGACGGCGAAGTCAGTACCAAGCTGGCCCGCAACCCTAAGAGTGATCCAAACAGAGGCACCTACGTTTACCACCTCCGCAAGTTCATCCGTTCGAACGCAGGCACCTGCTTCAACCAACAGCCCCGTGTCTTGAAGGGTCAGAAGGTGGAGCCGGGTACCCTCCTCGCAGACGGTGCGGCGACCGACGAAGGGGATCTCGCGATCGGACGGAATGTTCTCGTGGCCTTTATGCCGTGGAACGGTTACAATTTTGAGGACGCGATTCTCTTGAGCGAAAAGATGATCAAGGACGACGTCTTCACTTCGATCCATATTGAGGACTTCGAAGTGACTGCCCGTGACACCAAGCTCGGACCCGAAGAAATCACTTACGACATCCCGAACGTGGGCGAGGAAGCTCTCCGCAACCTCGACCACAACGGGGTGATCCGCGTCGGTGCGGAAGTGAAGCCGGGCGACATCCTTGTCGGTAAGATTACACCGAAGAGCGAGACCGAGCTGGCTCCGGAAGAGAAATTGCTTCGCGCGATCTTCGGGGAGAAGGCCGCAGACGTTAAGGACTCCTCGCTTGTTGTTCCTTCGGGCGTCAATGGGATCGTCATGGACGTCAAGGTTTCGACCCGCGTGGAAGGCGAGTCGGAGAAGCTCTCCGCTTCCGATCGCAACCGTCAGAAGAAGAAGATCAACGAAGACTACAAGGTTCAGTACGAGCGCCTGCGCGAAGAGCTGACCGAGTCTCTTTCGAACATTCTTCTCGGGGAAAAGATCCCACTCGACGTGAAGAACTCCGAGACCGGTGACCTGATCATTCCGGCAAACCGGAAGATCACGAAGACCCTTCTGCGGAAACTTGCACAGGTTTCGAAGCACATCGAAATCGATCCTTCGCCGGTCCGCATCAAGATCATGGAGATCGTCAAGAGCTTCCAAACGAAGTTCGACGAAATCGAAGGAGATCGCGACCGCCGGATCACGGCAGTAGAGCAGGGCGACGACCTCGAGCAGGGGGTCATCAAGAGCGTTAAGGTTTATGTCGCGACCAAGCGTAAGATTCAGGTTGGTGATAAGATGGCGGGTCGTCACGGGAACAAGGGTGTGGTTGCCCGCATCGTTCCCGAGGAAGACATGCCGTTCCTCCCTGATGGAACTCCGATTGAAATCTGCCTGAACCCTCTCGGGGTTCCGAGCCGGATGAACGTGGGACAGGTCCTCGAAACTCACCTTGGCTGGGCTTGTAAGAAGCTCGGCATCAAGGTAGCGACACCGATCTTCGACGGGATTCCCGAGGAGAAGGTCCGCGGCTACCTGAGAGACGCCGGACTTCCTGAAAGTGGAAAGAGCGACCTCTACGACGGTCAGACCTGCGAGAAGCTCGACCAGAAAGTCGTGGTCGGCTACATCTACATGCTGAAGCTCAACCACCTCGTCGCGGAGAAGATCCACGCCCGTGCGGTTGGACCTTACAGCCTCATCACCCAGCAGCCTCTCGGCGGAAAGGCCCAATACGGTGGCCAGCGTTTCGGGGAGATGGAGGTCTGGGCCCTCGAAGCTTATGGGGCGGCATACACTCTGCAGGAGCTACTCACCGTAAAGTCTGACGACGTTCAAGGCCGGACGAAAATCTACGAGTCTCTCGTGAAGGGTGACCGCAGCCTCTCCGCCGGAACGCCGCAGTCGTTCAACGTTTTGATGAAAGAGATCCAAAGTCTTTGCCTCGATGTGAAACGTGGTAAAGTTACCATGTCGCTGTAA
- the rplA gene encoding 50S ribosomal protein L1 produces the protein MATATRSKRYRKAAELAPETESLGLKDAVAVLQGLPKTAFDETVELQARLYVDPKQSTQMVRGTVSLPHGSGKTVRVIAFTDNVEDAKKAGADEAGLTDLIEKVQEGWMDFDVAVATTAAMKEVRKVARVLGPRGLMPNPKAGTVSDNLSEAVQAVKAGRVEFKMDKTANVAIVIGKRSFTADQVEENALAAIEVLGKARPETLRGKFIKSLTLSSTMSPGIALSPSTYDKF, from the coding sequence ATGGCCACAGCAACACGCAGTAAACGCTACCGAAAAGCAGCGGAACTCGCTCCAGAGACCGAGTCTCTTGGGTTGAAAGACGCAGTAGCGGTCCTCCAGGGCCTGCCCAAAACCGCTTTTGACGAAACCGTTGAGCTTCAAGCAAGACTCTACGTCGACCCGAAGCAAAGCACCCAAATGGTCCGGGGCACCGTCAGCCTTCCCCACGGTTCAGGAAAAACCGTTCGTGTGATCGCCTTTACCGACAACGTCGAAGATGCGAAGAAAGCAGGAGCCGACGAAGCTGGACTGACCGACCTGATCGAAAAGGTGCAGGAAGGTTGGATGGATTTCGACGTAGCGGTTGCCACGACTGCTGCAATGAAAGAAGTCCGCAAAGTGGCCCGCGTTCTCGGACCTCGTGGTCTGATGCCGAATCCGAAGGCTGGCACAGTTTCCGACAATCTTTCAGAAGCCGTTCAGGCGGTCAAAGCCGGACGCGTTGAGTTCAAAATGGACAAGACGGCTAACGTCGCAATCGTGATTGGAAAGCGTTCTTTCACTGCCGATCAGGTCGAGGAAAACGCTTTAGCGGCGATCGAAGTTCTTGGCAAAGCACGCCCCGAGACTCTTCGCGGAAAATTCATCAAGAGCCTCACCCTCAGCTCTACCATGAGCCCCGGAATCGCTCTTTCGCCTTCGACCTACGACAAATTTTAA
- the rplK gene encoding 50S ribosomal protein L11 translates to MSKKVIGEIRLQLPAGAANPAPPVGPALGAQGVNIMAFCKDFNARTKEQAGTVLPVVITVYADRSFSYILKSPPAPVLLKKAAGIAKGSGVPNRDKVGKVTRKQIDEIVAVKKNDLNASDPDQAAKIIMGTARSMGIEVEG, encoded by the coding sequence ATGTCTAAGAAAGTTATTGGAGAAATTCGGCTGCAGTTGCCTGCAGGAGCGGCTAATCCCGCTCCACCCGTGGGTCCCGCTTTGGGTGCTCAGGGAGTAAACATCATGGCATTTTGTAAGGATTTTAATGCCCGCACCAAAGAGCAGGCAGGCACGGTCCTCCCTGTGGTCATCACGGTTTACGCAGATCGCTCTTTCAGCTACATTCTCAAGAGCCCACCGGCTCCGGTATTGCTCAAGAAAGCGGCTGGTATTGCAAAGGGCTCCGGTGTGCCGAACCGCGACAAGGTGGGCAAGGTGACTCGCAAGCAGATCGACGAAATTGTCGCGGTGAAGAAGAACGATTTGAACGCCAGCGATCCGGATCAGGCCGCCAAGATTATCATGGGGACCGCCCGCAGTATGGGGATCGAGGTAGAGGGCTAA
- the rplL gene encoding 50S ribosomal protein L7/L12, with product MADITKEEVIDWLSAQSVLDIAGLVSELEEKWGVSAAAPVAVAAGGAAAAGDAPAAEEKDEFDVILADFGGNKIAVIKEIRAITGLGLKEAKELVEGAPKPVKEATTKDEAAEIQKKLEAAGAKVEVK from the coding sequence ATGGCAGACATCACTAAAGAAGAAGTAATTGATTGGCTTAGCGCGCAGTCGGTCCTCGATATCGCAGGACTCGTCAGCGAGCTCGAAGAAAAGTGGGGCGTGAGTGCTGCAGCACCTGTTGCTGTAGCCGCTGGCGGAGCAGCCGCCGCAGGCGACGCACCCGCAGCCGAGGAGAAGGACGAATTCGACGTCATCCTCGCGGACTTCGGAGGCAACAAGATCGCCGTTATTAAGGAGATCCGCGCAATCACCGGACTTGGCCTGAAAGAGGCCAAGGAACTGGTTGAAGGCGCTCCCAAGCCAGTCAAAGAAGCCACCACGAAGGACGAAGCGGCCGAGATCCAGAAGAAGCTCGAAGCCGCCGGTGCCAAAGTGGAGGTCAAATAA
- the rpoC gene encoding DNA-directed RNA polymerase subunit beta': MSMSMEESSGTLTAEPEELYNSVSIAIASPESIESWSSGEVRNPETINYRTFKPEPGGLFCQKIFGPVRDYECGCGKYKGIKFKGIVCERCGVEVTVSRVRRERMGHIDLAVPVTHIWFLKSMPSRLGLLLDMTARSLERVVYYENYMVTDPGRTPLEPRQLLTEQEFLQAQDEYGEDAFVAKMGAEAVHEVLEGMELEPLVDELHEQMHATRSKQIKKKLSKRLKVIQGFIHSQSDPSWMVLKVLPVIPPDLRPLVPLEGGRFATSDLNDLYRRVINRNNRLRNLLQLKTPDVIIHNEKRMLQEAVDALFDNGRHGRAVTGAGNRPLKSLSDMLKGKQGRFRQNLLGKRVDYSGRSVIVIGPELKLNQCGLPKKMALVLFEPFIIRRLKELGFVHTVRGARKMIEKRSPEVWDILEEVTKGHPVLLNRAPTLHRLSIQAFEPVLIEGDAIRVHPLVCTAYNADFDGDQMAVHVPLSIEAVMEAKMLMMATNNIFSPSSGKPILTPSQDIVLGSYYLTMEPKETPAEGDHVPLMASVEEVMVAEAEHVLKKHDWIDIQNPDYGKKTTFGKPEKKILRTTVGRVIFNTIWPDEVGFYNDLAPKGKLGDLILATYNETGQEETIETLDRLKEVGFKTATRAGISIGIDDMIIPPAKPKMITEARKQIDGVEKQYRKGQLTPGERYNKIIAIWSKLTDDIAEAVYTGLEASSTVENVNPVFLMMHSGARGNKQQVRQLCGQRGLMAKPSGDIIERPILSSFREGLSVLEYFISTHGARKGLADTALKTADAGYLTRKLCDVAMDCITTVEDDGNRNGIWKRPIMDGDETIVGLAERIVGRTSAENVPNPTEPSELLVKEAEQIDEATAKRIETLGIERVKILSPLTTRQRDGITAKEYGINPASSRTVDIGTAVGIIAAQSIGEPGTQLTMRTFHIGGIASQVLRDPKIVIRKGGKISFSEDLRKVETADGRFVVLNKTGSIIVSDEKDKEVENYKIPVGSILFVNDGEEVAPGTLLCAWDPHSVPILSEKGGKIGFRDMIPGVTIKREQDPESQGITSVVIEHKEDLNPQVLILDEKGKEIATYAIPVGAQIVVEEGDEVDRGTWIAKTPRQASKTQDITGGLPRVAELFEARCPKDATDMAKIDGRVVISGTVRGKRRLFVTKKDPEEVASEGITKDDEETEEHLIPHGKHLIVQPGDYVTKGQHLTEGAADPHEMLEILGPNAVQEYLLTEIQKVYRLQGVTINDKHIEVILSQMLRKVRITDPGDSEFFWGEQIDRFTFMEENERLEEAGGKPAEAEPVLLGITKASIETESFISAASFQETTRVLTDAATLGKVDGLKGFKENVIMGNLIPAGSGLPTYRHLKIDTLGLDAEEVPEDETSEQAV; encoded by the coding sequence ATGAGTATGAGTATGGAAGAAAGTAGCGGAACCCTCACCGCCGAACCAGAGGAACTCTACAACAGTGTCTCAATCGCGATTGCCTCTCCGGAGTCGATCGAGAGCTGGAGCAGTGGCGAAGTCCGGAATCCCGAGACGATCAACTACCGGACCTTCAAGCCGGAGCCGGGCGGCCTCTTTTGCCAAAAGATCTTCGGACCGGTCCGCGATTACGAGTGCGGATGCGGAAAGTACAAAGGGATCAAGTTCAAGGGAATCGTCTGCGAACGCTGCGGAGTCGAAGTCACGGTCTCCCGCGTGCGACGGGAGCGGATGGGTCACATCGACCTCGCCGTTCCGGTAACCCACATTTGGTTCCTCAAGAGCATGCCCAGTCGTTTGGGTCTGCTCCTCGACATGACCGCCCGTAGCCTCGAGCGCGTCGTCTACTACGAGAACTACATGGTAACCGATCCCGGCCGGACTCCTCTCGAGCCGCGCCAGTTGCTGACCGAACAGGAATTCCTGCAGGCCCAGGACGAATACGGTGAAGACGCTTTCGTCGCCAAGATGGGTGCCGAAGCCGTCCACGAAGTGCTCGAAGGCATGGAGCTGGAGCCTCTCGTTGACGAGCTGCACGAGCAGATGCACGCCACCCGGTCGAAGCAGATCAAGAAAAAGCTCTCGAAGCGCCTCAAGGTCATCCAAGGCTTCATCCATTCCCAGTCGGATCCGAGCTGGATGGTCCTCAAAGTTCTTCCGGTCATCCCACCGGATCTTCGTCCGCTCGTTCCTCTCGAAGGCGGCCGTTTTGCGACTTCCGACTTGAACGACCTCTACCGTCGGGTGATCAACCGGAACAACCGTTTGCGGAACCTCCTCCAGTTGAAGACTCCGGACGTGATCATTCACAATGAGAAGCGGATGCTGCAGGAAGCGGTGGACGCTCTCTTTGACAACGGTCGTCATGGCCGCGCGGTTACTGGCGCTGGAAACCGTCCGCTCAAGTCCTTGAGTGATATGCTCAAGGGGAAGCAGGGTCGTTTCCGCCAGAACCTTCTCGGGAAGCGCGTCGACTACTCCGGTCGTTCGGTGATCGTGATTGGTCCCGAGCTGAAGCTCAACCAGTGCGGTCTTCCGAAGAAAATGGCCCTCGTTCTCTTCGAGCCATTCATCATCCGTCGCCTGAAGGAGCTGGGCTTTGTCCACACCGTTCGGGGTGCGCGTAAGATGATTGAAAAGCGCTCGCCGGAAGTCTGGGACATTTTGGAAGAAGTGACCAAGGGTCATCCGGTCCTCCTCAACCGTGCGCCAACCCTCCACCGTCTCTCGATTCAGGCGTTCGAGCCGGTCTTGATTGAAGGCGACGCGATTCGTGTTCACCCGCTCGTCTGTACCGCTTACAATGCGGACTTTGACGGGGACCAGATGGCGGTCCATGTTCCTCTCTCCATCGAGGCGGTTATGGAAGCCAAGATGCTGATGATGGCGACGAACAACATCTTCTCGCCCTCCAGCGGAAAGCCGATTCTGACTCCCTCTCAGGACATCGTGTTGGGTTCCTACTACCTCACGATGGAGCCAAAGGAAACGCCGGCCGAAGGAGATCACGTTCCGCTCATGGCGAGCGTTGAGGAAGTCATGGTCGCCGAGGCCGAGCACGTTCTCAAGAAGCACGACTGGATCGACATCCAAAACCCGGACTACGGCAAGAAGACCACTTTCGGAAAGCCCGAGAAGAAGATCCTCCGCACGACCGTGGGTCGCGTGATCTTCAACACGATCTGGCCAGACGAAGTCGGTTTCTACAACGACCTCGCACCGAAGGGTAAGCTGGGCGATCTCATTCTCGCGACTTACAACGAGACTGGACAGGAAGAGACGATTGAGACTCTCGACCGCTTGAAGGAAGTTGGTTTCAAGACCGCGACCCGTGCCGGTATCTCAATCGGTATCGACGATATGATCATTCCTCCGGCGAAGCCGAAGATGATCACCGAGGCCCGCAAGCAGATCGATGGCGTGGAGAAGCAATACCGGAAGGGTCAGCTGACCCCGGGTGAGCGCTACAACAAGATCATCGCGATCTGGTCGAAGCTGACTGACGATATCGCCGAGGCGGTTTACACCGGTCTCGAAGCAAGCTCGACGGTTGAAAACGTCAACCCGGTCTTCCTCATGATGCACTCCGGTGCGCGGGGGAACAAGCAGCAGGTTCGTCAGCTCTGCGGTCAGCGTGGTCTGATGGCGAAGCCGTCCGGTGATATCATCGAACGTCCGATTCTTTCCTCGTTCCGTGAAGGTCTCTCCGTTCTCGAATACTTCATCTCGACCCACGGTGCCCGTAAGGGTCTCGCGGATACCGCCTTGAAGACCGCAGACGCCGGATACCTGACCCGTAAGCTCTGCGACGTGGCAATGGATTGCATTACCACCGTCGAGGATGATGGAAACCGGAACGGGATCTGGAAGCGTCCGATCATGGACGGTGACGAAACAATTGTTGGCCTCGCCGAACGGATTGTTGGACGTACCTCCGCGGAGAACGTTCCCAATCCGACCGAGCCTTCGGAACTACTCGTCAAGGAAGCCGAACAGATCGACGAAGCGACCGCGAAGCGGATCGAGACCCTCGGTATCGAGCGCGTGAAGATCCTCTCCCCGCTAACCACTCGTCAGCGCGACGGAATTACCGCCAAGGAGTATGGAATCAACCCAGCCTCCAGCCGGACTGTCGACATCGGAACCGCTGTAGGAATCATCGCTGCCCAGTCCATCGGTGAGCCGGGAACTCAGTTGACCATGCGTACTTTCCACATCGGGGGGATCGCCAGTCAGGTGTTGCGTGATCCGAAGATCGTCATCCGGAAGGGTGGTAAGATCAGCTTCTCCGAAGACCTCCGTAAGGTGGAAACCGCAGACGGACGTTTCGTAGTCCTGAACAAGACCGGTTCGATCATCGTTTCCGATGAGAAAGACAAGGAAGTCGAGAACTACAAGATTCCGGTCGGATCAATTCTCTTCGTCAACGACGGGGAAGAAGTCGCTCCGGGAACCCTGCTTTGCGCATGGGACCCTCACAGTGTTCCGATTCTCTCCGAAAAGGGAGGTAAGATCGGCTTCCGGGACATGATTCCGGGCGTTACCATCAAGCGCGAGCAGGACCCTGAGTCTCAGGGGATCACCAGCGTCGTCATCGAGCACAAGGAAGACTTGAACCCTCAGGTCCTCATCCTCGATGAGAAGGGCAAGGAAATCGCCACTTACGCGATTCCGGTGGGAGCACAGATCGTTGTGGAAGAAGGCGACGAAGTGGATCGCGGAACGTGGATTGCGAAGACTCCGCGTCAGGCGTCCAAGACCCAGGACATTACCGGTGGTCTTCCGCGAGTGGCCGAGCTTTTCGAAGCCCGTTGCCCGAAGGATGCGACCGACATGGCCAAGATTGATGGTCGTGTGGTCATCTCCGGAACTGTCCGCGGGAAGCGTCGTCTCTTCGTCACGAAGAAGGATCCCGAGGAAGTGGCCAGCGAAGGCATCACGAAGGATGATGAGGAAACCGAAGAACACCTCATCCCACACGGCAAGCACCTTATCGTGCAGCCGGGTGACTACGTGACCAAGGGCCAGCACCTCACCGAGGGCGCAGCCGATCCGCATGAAATGCTCGAAATCCTCGGGCCGAACGCGGTTCAGGAATACCTCCTTACCGAGATTCAGAAGGTCTATCGCCTCCAAGGGGTGACGATTAACGACAAGCACATCGAAGTCATTCTCTCTCAAATGCTGCGGAAAGTGCGGATCACCGATCCGGGCGACTCCGAGTTCTTCTGGGGGGAACAAATCGACCGCTTCACCTTCATGGAAGAGAACGAGCGTCTGGAAGAAGCCGGTGGTAAGCCAGCCGAAGCCGAGCCGGTACTCTTGGGGATTACCAAGGCCTCGATCGAAACGGAAAGCTTCATCTCCGCCGCCTCCTTCCAGGAAACCACCCGCGTCCTTACCGACGCGGCCACCCTCGGCAAGGTCGACGGACTGAAAGGCTTCAAGGAGAACGTGATCATGGGTAACCTAATCCCCGCCGGTTCCGGCCTCCCCACCTATCGCCACCTAAAGATCGACACCCTAGGCCTCGACGCCGAAGAGGTGCCGGAAGACGAAACGAGCGAGCAAGCCGTCTAG
- a CDS encoding DUF6731 family protein encodes MRRILLEIASKPLDKREKAVNGRTIRLEELERVVIGGKKYFAGCLAQLRSMALPSKVRKGSPLSDLGLDSEESLAEPTGFLYLPEKDRLVYSRIQSSVVIGNFQRYLSAFAEKGVVHVTPVIRTDALERVKKSSWLNRMDLKFQMPSDGKIPQTSSGSIGGAIKAASSVGGAVVKLSISAKAGKNDHLSKSSVISDAEQIIAEAEQHQIALDALDIHANVEGTERAEKIPLLNFSVQNWQDIENATRTLTWKTLKNAAIRAAREIQM; translated from the coding sequence TTGAGGAGGATACTTCTCGAAATCGCCAGCAAGCCTCTTGACAAAAGAGAGAAAGCCGTGAACGGAAGAACCATCAGACTCGAAGAGTTAGAAAGAGTAGTGATAGGTGGGAAGAAATACTTTGCTGGTTGTCTTGCTCAATTGCGGAGCATGGCACTTCCCTCAAAAGTTCGAAAGGGGAGCCCTCTTTCTGACCTTGGATTGGATTCCGAAGAGAGTCTAGCGGAACCAACAGGGTTTCTATATCTTCCCGAGAAGGATCGTCTGGTGTATTCTCGAATCCAGAGTTCTGTAGTGATCGGAAACTTCCAAAGGTATCTCTCGGCTTTCGCAGAGAAAGGTGTAGTGCACGTCACACCAGTTATTCGAACAGACGCACTCGAACGAGTGAAGAAATCTAGTTGGCTAAATCGGATGGATCTTAAATTTCAGATGCCCTCTGACGGCAAAATTCCTCAAACAAGTAGCGGTTCTATAGGTGGGGCCATTAAGGCAGCCAGCTCAGTTGGAGGCGCTGTGGTGAAGCTCAGTATATCTGCAAAGGCGGGTAAGAATGACCACCTGAGTAAAAGTAGTGTTATCAGCGATGCGGAGCAAATAATCGCCGAAGCAGAGCAACACCAAATCGCTCTTGACGCTCTGGACATACATGCGAACGTCGAAGGGACCGAACGAGCAGAGAAGATTCCTTTGCTGAATTTTTCGGTCCAGAATTGGCAAGATATTGAGAATGCGACCCGCACTCTAACATGGAAGACTCTTAAGAACGCCGCAATCAGAGCCGCCCGTGAGATTCAGATGTAA
- the rplJ gene encoding 50S ribosomal protein L10 — MRPEKELLVSDVDGHLDKSDYVFLTNYESITVEETESLRELLAAESAEFHVVKNSILNLALRRREKPDLKEHLSGPTAIIVGGENPSGVAKVLKKFFEDKEKVEMKVGILGDQAFSAEDLVKLADLPGLEELQAKFLSLLNTPAQRFVSVVNAVPQSVVNLLKAKADQGGAN; from the coding sequence ATGAGACCTGAAAAAGAACTCCTCGTTAGCGACGTTGACGGACATCTCGATAAGTCCGACTACGTCTTCCTGACGAATTATGAGAGCATCACCGTTGAGGAGACCGAGTCTTTGCGGGAACTTCTGGCTGCCGAAAGCGCCGAGTTTCACGTAGTGAAGAATAGCATCTTGAATCTCGCCCTACGCCGTCGGGAAAAGCCGGACCTCAAAGAGCACCTCAGCGGACCGACTGCGATTATCGTGGGTGGTGAGAATCCCTCCGGTGTGGCCAAAGTCCTCAAGAAGTTTTTCGAGGACAAGGAGAAAGTGGAGATGAAGGTTGGAATCCTCGGAGACCAAGCCTTCTCAGCGGAGGATCTCGTCAAACTCGCCGACCTTCCTGGGTTGGAAGAGCTACAGGCGAAATTTCTTTCTCTTCTCAACACTCCTGCTCAGCGGTTTGTCTCGGTAGTCAACGCCGTTCCGCAGAGCGTGGTCAACCTATTGAAGGCAAAAGCCGACCAAGGAGGAGCAAACTAG